GTAAGAAGCAGATGGTCCTGGTCGTAAACAATCTCCTGCGGGATCCCACCGAAGAATGCGAACGCTTCCTCATGCATATCCACCACATCCTTCGTAGTAAAGGGACGGTCCAACCACTGTACATATTTATGCCTGGAATGGGACAAGACGAATCCCATGAACCACAACCGCACCAAATTTCCCTGAAGATTCCGGAGCTTTGTTTCCCCGAAGTCTACTTGTAGCTGATAACCCGGAGGAGGATCTTGTACAGCCTCGTATTGTCTGGCTTGCATGACTTTGGGGATGTTGTACTTTTTCCGAAGGTCCCTTACGTAGTTTCGCACTGTTCCCTCTGAAATGTTCTGCACCTGAAACCGTTCCTTGAGCCAGTCGTGAATTTGAGCAGCCGACAGGTCGGGATATTCCCGCAACCATTGTAGAATGGACGATTCATATCCATCTAACTTCTTTTGTCTAGTCTCCAGTTGTTCCAAATATTTACTAAATTCATCTGGATTCATTTCCAAGAACTTGTACACCGTATTTCTGGATACCTCTAGCTTTCGTGCAATTTGTGTGATCTTTAAGCCCTGCTCCTTCATTCCGAGTATGGAGAAGTACATATGCCACCTCTCTAAGCGCCTCATATCTCTTCCTCACCCTAATCTTTATGATCTAAGATGATTTTAATAGGGTGGGGTATGAGATGGAAAGAGTGTTCATTCTTATTTGTTGTTTTCTGTTGACTCCATTTTACCGGTTACAGCATTTTCTGTTTCAACGTCTTTTCCATTAAGGAAGTGCCACATCCCATCCTCTTCGTCATGTGAAACGTATACTAACTATTGGTTGCTCACATTTGACTATATTTTTTAATGTAATTACCATTGTATTTGGCGAATCACTAAATAACAATTTTCTCTCCGACATGTTTCTTCTCCCTTTAAATGAAATTGCCCTTTTACACTTCGCGCGAAAACAAAATGTGCTAATTCAGTCATTGATGTGGGAGTATCATAGGCAACTTTTGATAAATGGACTCTCCTATAACGTATATGTTCTACATCTTTACTTTTTGGTTTATATTCATTAATCCAATCAAATATCTTTCCCATCCTTTTATTAAAAAGTACAATACACATTTCATTACTTAGTACTTTATAGAAAACTATGTACCCAATGACATTGTACCATATTTTGGAATATAAATGCTTATTAAACAAAAAAAGCACCATCCATGATGAATGATGGTGCTTGTATAGTTTTATCTTAATGAATTTGTAATAGTAATCAATGTATCTACAATCCAGGACATGAAAAACTTAAAAGAATGGCTGAAACGATTAATAACCATTTCAAATTAAGCATCTGTTTCCCCTTTATACTTAATCCTTATTTCAATAAATTTGCTATTCTAAGCATTTCTGTCTCGCTAATTGTAAGGCTTTCCATTTCAATGTATGTATCATCTTGAATCCACCATAGGAAACCACCCTTTTCCCCATTCGTTAAAGCCCAATGTACAAAACGCCCCTCACAATTGTTTACAAAGACCTTTATTCCATTTGTAGATGGTCCAAAGTCATCAAGGTAAGAGCGACGACTGTTCTGACCATTTGTATCTTCTCTAATAACCTTACGTCCCTTAACTGAATACTGCTCTAAACCAAATAAATAGTGTTCATTTTTGTCAAAATAATGTAACCTGATTTTTCTGATTGGCTTATTTATGTCTAGAGGAAATGGATTCTTAACCTCAACAGTCCAACCTCTTGGCAGGCTCTGTTCTTGAGGGAGTAACATTTTGAAAGTTACTTGTTTTTTTATCTTTGTTAATGTACGCGAATCCAATTTATGATACTTAGATTCTGCAAAGGCTAAACCTGGTAAGTAAATTGCAAGGACAATTATAAACAGAAATTTTATTTTCATCATTATTCACCCTAGTACAGTTTTCCCTTGCTTGTCCCAGAGATATTCTTCAATTCGTGCTAATTTCCAAACATGTCTAGTTTTGGGTGTGCTATTAGCATTCCTGCGAAAACAAGTAGGGGGTAAAGATTTTATCCATCCCCCCACCACCCTCATCAAAAACAAAAAAAAGCATCGTTTGGATGCTTCAAATTGTTCTAATCTCCCGCTCCGCATTGTAGAGATAGTTAAAGTACACTTTAATGTTGCGAATATAATCAGCGATGGTTGTCGTTGTTATATCTCTTTTGTAGTCG
This genomic window from Paenibacillus hexagrammi contains:
- the istA gene encoding IS21 family transposase, giving the protein MYFSILGMKEQGLKITQIARKLEVSRNTVYKFLEMNPDEFSKYLEQLETRQKKLDGYESSILQWLREYPDLSAAQIHDWLKERFQVQNISEGTVRNYVRDLRKKYNIPKVMQARQYEAVQDPPPGYQLQVDFGETKLRNLQGNLVRLWFMGFVLSHSRHKYVQWLDRPFTTKDVVDMHEEAFAFFGGIPQEIVYDQDHLLLTSENHGDLLFTHEFASYVKQRDFRIRMCRKQDPESKGRIENVVKYVKRNFARHRLFANLDRLNEDCVAWLHRTGNAKIHHTTKKIPAEVYALEKSTSARSTQK
- a CDS encoding DUF4367 domain-containing protein; translated protein: MMKIKFLFIIVLAIYLPGLAFAESKYHKLDSRTLTKIKKQVTFKMLLPQEQSLPRGWTVEVKNPFPLDINKPIRKIRLHYFDKNEHYLFGLEQYSVKGRKVIREDTNGQNSRRSYLDDFGPSTNGIKVFVNNCEGRFVHWALTNGEKGGFLWWIQDDTYIEMESLTISETEMLRIANLLK